Proteins encoded by one window of Candidatus Pelagibacter giovannonii:
- a CDS encoding bile acid:sodium symporter family protein, producing MEIVTNIAPIALAIIMLGLGASLTVDDFLRVVKNPKDFFIGFICQLIVLPIVAYLLIITLSVPIEMALGVMLIAAAPGGVTSNVLTKFANGDVALSISLTAVMSLLSIVTVPFIVINSINIFDITYVEKEITMTAIALKMFFVVTVPVIIGMTIRHFTGDLVIRNLKLIQRLSITLFLFVFAAIYIEEWDKIVSFLTRAGLIALILNLTMMVIGFYVAKFFASGVPQQRAISLECGLQNGTLAVFVSTQLFDNIIYMVPTAAYALVMMATSVIFVFILRKSN from the coding sequence ATGGAAATAGTAACTAACATCGCCCCAATTGCTTTAGCCATTATTATGCTTGGCCTAGGAGCTTCTTTAACAGTAGATGATTTTTTAAGAGTTGTAAAAAACCCTAAAGATTTTTTTATTGGTTTTATTTGTCAGTTAATTGTTTTACCAATTGTTGCTTATCTACTTATCATTACCTTAAGTGTACCGATTGAAATGGCTTTAGGAGTAATGTTGATTGCAGCTGCTCCAGGGGGTGTAACCTCAAATGTTCTTACAAAATTTGCAAATGGTGATGTAGCATTATCAATATCCCTGACAGCAGTTATGAGCTTATTAAGTATAGTTACGGTGCCATTCATTGTGATCAATTCAATTAATATATTTGATATCACCTATGTTGAAAAAGAAATAACAATGACAGCTATAGCTTTAAAAATGTTTTTTGTAGTCACAGTTCCAGTAATAATTGGAATGACTATCAGACATTTTACCGGTGATTTAGTGATTAGAAATTTGAAGTTAATTCAAAGATTATCTATTACATTATTTTTATTTGTTTTTGCAGCAATATATATTGAAGAATGGGATAAAATTGTAAGCTTTTTAACTCGAGCAGGTTTAATAGCCTTAATATTAAATCTAACTATGATGGTGATAGGATTTTATGTTGCTAAATTTTTTGCATCAGGTGTTCCTCAACAAAGAGCTATTTCTTTAGAGTGTGGTTTGCAAAATGGTACTCTAGCAGTTTTTGTTTCAACTCAATTGTTTGATAATATTATTTATATGGTGCCAACCGCTGCTTATGCTTTGGTAATGATGGCAACCTCTGTAATCTTTGTTTTTATTTTAAGAAAATCTAATTAG
- a CDS encoding MarR family transcriptional regulator produces the protein MIKSIPSISNEIDEEKIFKIINENFSQLAPAYYTLVTNWLINAYKVHKGIDKFIILIYLINKDFIFYRKNGLMVDYDTFYRDKSLEIPKINISDIAKDLLIPKENVRRKISELEEKGIIKRKGKKIFIERSGFIQSKTNITLNDFSVLVSKFSEVLKDKNITDKSFDTEEISKSIKENFSFCWYQFYKFIFIFTNGWKAGTKTQDLETICVGLIVLINTVQNRDFKNKSLDRKKYLKEIQKPDHIGINAFSIAEITGIPRATVVRKLEFLIKNKFLNISEKKLYTFGMTMQSKQFKVISKLQDRNMNALSKFLYRVFNQIKVINSN, from the coding sequence ATGATAAAAAGTATTCCCAGCATTTCTAATGAAATTGATGAAGAAAAAATCTTCAAAATTATTAATGAAAATTTTAGTCAACTAGCACCTGCATATTATACGTTAGTTACTAATTGGCTTATAAATGCTTACAAAGTTCATAAGGGTATCGATAAGTTTATAATTTTAATATATCTCATTAATAAAGACTTTATATTCTATAGAAAAAATGGACTAATGGTTGATTATGATACGTTTTATAGGGATAAATCATTAGAAATTCCAAAGATTAATATTTCTGATATCGCAAAAGATCTTCTAATACCCAAAGAAAATGTAAGAAGAAAAATATCTGAATTAGAAGAAAAAGGTATTATTAAAAGAAAAGGGAAAAAAATCTTTATTGAAAGATCTGGTTTTATACAATCCAAGACTAATATAACTTTAAATGATTTTAGTGTTTTAGTTTCAAAATTTAGTGAAGTATTAAAAGATAAAAATATAACTGATAAATCTTTTGATACAGAAGAAATTTCAAAATCAATTAAAGAAAATTTTTCTTTTTGTTGGTATCAATTTTACAAGTTTATATTTATTTTTACTAACGGTTGGAAAGCAGGTACTAAAACTCAAGATTTAGAAACAATATGTGTGGGATTAATTGTTCTGATTAATACAGTTCAAAATAGAGACTTTAAAAATAAAAGTTTAGATAGAAAAAAATATCTTAAAGAAATTCAAAAACCTGATCATATTGGTATTAATGCATTTTCTATAGCTGAGATAACAGGAATTCCAAGGGCAACAGTTGTTAGAAAACTAGAATTTTTAATTAAAAACAAATTTCTAAATATTAGTGAAAAAAAACTTTATACTTTTGGTATGACTATGCAAAGTAAACAATTTAAAGTAATTTCTAAATTACAAGACAGAAATATGAATGCTTTAAGTAAATTTTTGTATAGGGTTTTTAACCAAATTAAAGTGATAAATTCTAATTAG
- a CDS encoding autotransporter outer membrane beta-barrel domain-containing protein yields the protein MKKILKTSFFVFSFLALFYSNAFAFIEFKQSKDISSDADGLRQINFKPDGTIMYVTNREKDTTSTTDSVIQYSLSTPFDINTATKTSSTPLTNIDKPHAIKFKPDGKVMYVIDNAELSVRQYNLTTAWDTSTLQYDDDFNVSDENQLRSLAFKTDGTKMYVTGNQTEVIQQFTLSTPWDVKTATKDSTQSSALTSKESNPRSIQFHSSGTIFYIGGNGSDSIHKYTLTTPWDVSTLEFSQSYSFSDQVSSSGNSIMAGFIFSANFTKLYITQDTDSRQSQTGTNTIFEYSVACAGTITCADASANDDVKAIIEANVELSKRIIKNNTLPIFHRIEWLRRHKNKDNLSNLNAEIDFTNKKISKLVSALKNSKKEIDRSYDSEDWFKWSEGRVSLGKNKSINSSSRDFHSYGISVGADKIKDDDRDAMHGYVFQYANDNIDIGYKGSKLETDAYSFALYNTKLRDDHVFTDALIGVSLLDIDQKRVIYDNILEGNREGQQIYGSFNFGKRIVDEDLNLNPGIKLDLGYTKLKAFREKSNIANSLTDALLYKKQNIKSALLTLGVLLDKTDTDKEEDEIVNHHGRLEYIADLSPSSDAEFYYLNSQSTVYNYNVENKSKHNLRIGYGFDVTSITGWSLVGNFERFITNEKGYSNDIYLSVGYVPIDKMKFVFDVNNFENTSLSLTNNVNGFDLKMSSNYNFLSDVPDYGANLEVSNKF from the coding sequence GTGAAAAAAATTCTCAAGACATCATTTTTTGTATTTAGCTTTTTAGCATTATTTTATTCTAATGCTTTTGCTTTTATAGAATTTAAACAATCAAAAGATATTTCCTCAGACGCTGATGGCTTAAGACAAATAAACTTTAAACCAGATGGAACAATTATGTATGTAACAAATCGTGAAAAGGATACTACCTCTACAACTGATAGTGTAATTCAGTATTCTTTAAGCACTCCATTTGATATTAACACTGCTACTAAAACCTCTTCAACACCTTTAACTAACATAGACAAACCTCATGCAATAAAATTCAAACCAGATGGGAAAGTGATGTATGTTATAGATAATGCTGAGTTGTCAGTTAGACAATACAATTTAACTACAGCTTGGGATACTTCTACATTACAATATGATGATGATTTTAATGTATCAGATGAAAATCAATTAAGATCTTTAGCTTTTAAAACTGATGGAACCAAAATGTATGTCACTGGTAATCAAACAGAAGTAATACAACAATTTACATTGTCCACCCCGTGGGATGTAAAGACTGCAACAAAAGATTCAACTCAATCTTCAGCTTTAACTAGTAAAGAAAGTAACCCAAGAAGTATTCAATTTCATTCAAGTGGAACTATATTTTATATAGGTGGAAATGGCTCAGACTCAATTCATAAATATACATTAACAACCCCATGGGATGTGAGCACTTTGGAATTTTCTCAGTCATATTCATTTAGTGACCAAGTTTCATCTTCAGGAAATTCAATCATGGCTGGATTTATTTTTTCAGCAAATTTTACAAAATTATATATTACACAAGATACAGATAGCAGACAGTCTCAGACTGGCACTAACACAATTTTTGAATATAGTGTAGCTTGCGCTGGTACAATTACTTGTGCTGATGCATCAGCTAACGATGATGTTAAAGCAATCATTGAAGCTAATGTTGAATTATCAAAACGTATAATTAAAAATAATACTCTTCCAATCTTTCATCGAATTGAGTGGTTAAGAAGACATAAAAATAAAGACAATCTATCAAATCTTAATGCAGAAATTGATTTTACAAATAAAAAAATATCAAAATTAGTTAGTGCTCTTAAAAATTCTAAAAAAGAAATTGATAGAAGTTATGATAGTGAGGATTGGTTTAAATGGAGTGAGGGTAGAGTTAGTTTGGGTAAAAATAAATCTATAAATTCATCATCAAGAGATTTTCACAGTTATGGTATCTCAGTTGGTGCAGATAAAATTAAAGATGATGACAGAGATGCTATGCATGGATACGTTTTTCAGTATGCAAACGATAATATTGATATTGGATATAAAGGAAGCAAATTAGAGACTGATGCTTATAGTTTTGCCTTATATAATACCAAACTTAGAGATGATCACGTTTTTACAGATGCATTAATTGGAGTTAGTTTACTAGATATAGACCAAAAAAGGGTTATTTATGACAACATTTTAGAGGGAAACCGAGAAGGCCAACAGATATATGGATCATTTAATTTTGGAAAAAGAATAGTTGATGAAGATCTAAATCTTAATCCAGGTATTAAATTAGATTTAGGGTACACAAAACTAAAAGCTTTTAGAGAAAAGTCAAATATAGCAAATAGTTTGACTGACGCATTACTTTATAAAAAGCAAAATATAAAATCAGCATTATTAACACTCGGTGTCCTTTTAGATAAAACAGATACAGATAAAGAAGAGGACGAAATTGTTAATCATCATGGCAGATTAGAATATATTGCAGATCTAAGTCCATCATCAGATGCAGAATTTTATTATCTAAATAGTCAAAGTACTGTTTACAATTATAATGTAGAAAATAAGTCCAAACATAATCTTAGAATTGGGTACGGTTTTGATGTCACTTCCATAACAGGATGGTCATTAGTTGGAAATTTTGAGAGGTTTATAACTAATGAAAAAGGTTATAGTAATGACATCTATCTATCTGTAGGGTATGTTCCAATTGATAAAATGAAATTTGTATTTGATGTGAATAATTTTGAAAATACTAGTTTATCATTAACTAATAATGTAAATGGATTTGATTTAAAAATGAGTTCTAACTATAATTTTTTAAGTGATGTACCCGACTATGGTGCAAATTTAGAAGTCTCAAATAAATTTTGA